In one window of Gossypium arboreum isolate Shixiya-1 chromosome 4, ASM2569848v2, whole genome shotgun sequence DNA:
- the LOC108459232 gene encoding uncharacterized protein LOC108459232 — MDLQQSFAHHLYVKRGGRPAGSSFIEYDTKTITASLRNFMRIRVQVDVRKPLKRRRRLLVAKSKEFCVSFKYEKLETFCFLYGHLGHGGSFCPIRMYHGSRNLPMGWDISLRALPRRAVVGRSHWLRDSVTDWGVMAGLLEESCYAEVKFLWDLNKHLNIPERLHAIGKGFSRWAIRIRREKNGKMISLKSRLNALYNAPPNDETLEEIIEAKLDLNLEIDKTEMYWEQRARSNWLKNRDRNTNFFHSLDSNKRRMNKIMRLRCEDGSVITEEDEMMKMAVSYFKELFTSSRQRDDDNTHEGVSSRISPSMNEQLLREFKVEEIRKALWEMAPTKAPRVDGFHTIFFQKFWHIIGQDVAKFCLQVINREASLYEVNSTKIILILKTGNLRGVKVCRGSPAVTHLFFADDNIIFDDANDTGRRVLIDILKRYETASGQNINLDKLQIFFSSNVSDISCSHLVQMLGVWRLLCMERYLDLPTMVERKKNDAFQHICDRMKMKVQSWGARLLSQGGKEVFIKTVLQAIPTYSMSCFLFPKTLCTKLESIMSRFWWQKSLTRNGMHWCNWANLNIPKNYGGMGFRDLGKFNIALLVKQGWRLVTNPNSLLGRIYKAKHYPHTSFWNATLGTNPSYTWKSIFAARKVLEDGLGWKVGSGSQISILQDCWLPHWAGGKIQATPANSRFDRVSELIDYSTKSWKVDLISKCFTPLEAIAICYIPLSVYNSEDRMVWFADNSGRYTVRSGYRCLVGSWVEDTVNTDSSGVYKKIWELNLPPKIRIIVWQITKDYIPTAVNLYNRRISSSPSYPSYSEALENFMHTLLVCGPAKDVWQSMGVDWSNFNESMDFCTWINLVFQDRRHDFGEIATTTAWALWQARNKRTMEGKGQSAQDICSLTFSIIKEMRELKERIPALVNKMNPIWMPPQEHFVKVNFDAAFRITLHQPSSGFIIRNSRGQVMGYGTIFNKFVLDSFTAEAIACLQALDFSRDKVLLMCK, encoded by the exons ATGGACCTTCAACAATCATTTGCTCATCATCTCTATGTTAAAAGAGGGGGAAGACCCGCTGGAA GTTCTTTCATAGAGTATGATACAAAAACCATTACAGCAAGTCTACGGAATTTTATGAGAATTAGAGTACAAGTGGATGTCCGAAAACCTTTGAAGAGACGGAGGCGATTACTGGTTGCTAAATCGAAAGAATTTTGTGTcagttttaaatatgaaaagttagAAACTTTCTGTTTCTTATATGGACATCTAGGACATGGAGGAAGCTTCTGTCCGATTCGAATGTATCACGGGAGTAGAAATTTACCAATGGGATGGGATATTTCGTTAAGAGCTCTTCCTCGGCGAGCGGTGGTAGGTAGGAGTCATTGGCTTAGGGATTCCGTTACAGATTGGGGAGTAATGGCAGGG TTATTGGAAGAGTCATGTTATGCTGAAGTTAAGTTTTTGTGGGACTTGAATAAGCATCTTAATATTCCGGAGCGTCTTCATGCTATTGGTAAAGGTTTTAGTAGATGGGCAATAAGGATTAGAAGGGAGAAAAATGGTAAAATGATTTCTCTTAAAAGCAGATTAAATGCTCTTTACAACGCCCCTCCGAATGACGAGACCTTGGAGGAAATTATTGAAGCTAAGCTAGATCTTAATCTGGAAATAGATAAAACTGAAATGTACTGGGAACAAAGGGCCCGTTCTAATTGGCTTAAGAATAGGGATCGTAATACGAATTTTTTTCACAGTCTTGATTCTAACAAACGCCGCATGAATAAGATCATGAGACTTAGATGTGAGGATGGTTCGGTTATTACTGAGGAAGATGAGATGATGAAGATGGCAGTCAGCTATTTTAAGGAATTATTTACTAGTTCTCGGCAGAGGGATGATGATAATACGCATGAAGGAGTTTCCTCAAGAATATCTCCATCTATGAATGAACAACTATTGCGTGAGTTCAAGGTGGAAGAAATCAGAAAGGCTCTTTGGGAGATGGCGCCAACTAAAGCGCCAAGAGTTGATGGATTTCATACTATCTTCTTTCAAAAGTTCTGGCACATAATCGGGCAGGATGTAGCGAAGTTTTGTTTACAAGTCATTAATAGGGAGGCTTCACTTTATGAAGTTAATTCTACCAAGATTATTCTCATTCTCAAA ACGGGCAACTTAAGAGGGGTGAAAGTTTGTAGGGGGAGCCCTGCTGTCACTCACCTATTTTTTGCTGATGACAATATTATTTTTGATGATGCAAACGATACAGGAAGGCGGGTTTTGATCGATATTCTGAAACGTTATGAAACCGCATCGGGGCAGAATATAAACCTTGATAAGTTACAGATTTTCTTCAGCTCAAATGTCTCTGATATTTCTTGTAGTCATTTGGTGCAGATGTTAGGAGTTTGGCGATTGCTATGTATGGAGAGATATTTGGATCTCCCTACGATGGTTGAGAGGAAAAAGAATGATGCGTTTCAACATATTTGTGATAGGATGAAGATGAAAGTTCAGAGTTGGGGAGCTAGACTTCTTTCTCAAGGTGGAAAAGAAGTTTTTATTAAAACGGTCCTTCAAGCGATTCCTACATACTCGATGTCGTGTTTCCTGTTTCCTAAGACGTTGTGTACGAAGCTTGAAAGTATCATGAGTAGGTTTTGGTGGCAAAAAAGTTTGACTCGAAATGGAATGCACTGGTGTAACTGGGCTAATCTCAATATCCCTAAAAATTATGGTGGTATGGGTTTTAGGGATCTTGGCAAGTTTAATATTGCCCTTTTAGTGAAACAAGGTTGGAGGTTAGTTACTAATCCGAATTCTTTATTGGGACGTATTTATAAAGCTAAGCATTATCCCCATACCTCGTTTTGGAATGCCACTTTAGGCACTAATCCGTCGTATACTTGGAAGAGTATTTTTGCAGCCAGAAAGGTTTTAGAAGATGGTTTGGGCTGGAAAGTGGGATCAGGTTCCCAAATCTCAATTTTGCAAGATTGTTGGTTACCCCATTGGGCAGGGGGAAAAATTCAGGCTACTCCTGCAAACAGCAGATTTGACAGAGTGTCAGAGCTTATTGATTATTCTACTAAGTCCTGGAAAGTGGATTTAATTAGTAAGTGTTTTACCCCTTTGGAAGCTATTGCAATCTGTTACATTCCTCTTTCGGTTTACAACTCTGAAGATAGAATGGTGTGGTTTGCTGATAACTCCGGCAGGTATACGGTTCGTAGTGGGTATCGTTGTCTTGTTGGTTCGTGGGTTGAAGACACTGTGAATACTGACTCTTCAGGAGTTTACAAAAAAATTTGGGAATTAAATCTTCCCCCAAAGATCAGAATCATTGTTTGGCAAATTACAAAAGATTATATTCCTACTGCTGTTAATCTATACAATAGACGTATTAGCTCTTCCCCAAGTTACCCCAGCTATAGTGAAGCCCTGGAGAATTTCATGCATACTCTCCTAGTTTGTGGACCTGCGAAAGATGTTTGGCAATCAATGGGGGTTGACTGGTCAAATTTCAATGAGAGTATGGATTTTTGTACCTGGATCAACTTGGTTTTTCAAGATAGAAGGCATGATTTTGGTGAAATTGCTACAACCACGGCCTGGGCACTCTGGCAAGCCCGAAATAAACGCACAATGGAGGGAAAGGGACAATCAGCCCAAGATATCTGCTCTCTTACTTTCAGTATTATAAAAGAGATGCGTGAGTTGAAAGAAAGAATACCTGCTCTAGTGAACAAAATGAATCCCATTTGGATGCCTCCTCAAGAACATTTTGTTAAGGTAAATTTCGATGCTGCATTCAGAATAACTCTTCATCAGCCATCTTCTGGTTTTATTATCAGAAATTCTAGGGGTCAGGTGATGGGATACGGAACCATTTTTAATAAGTTTGTCTTGGATTCGTTCACTGCTGAGGCTATAGCCTGCCTTCAGGCTCTGGATTTCTCTAGGGATAAGGTTTTACTCATGTGCAAATGA
- the LOC108459961 gene encoding CRIB domain-containing protein RIC4, with product MRDKMEKLVILPFSVGCVSDSSVAVAAQRHHHHHQPRRSKPPPAAADTNSNAKRTQEEDEDSLSSENMKYSLKLLPLPRPDISTGFNRLVTKSFKTLSQLFAYKDEIEESENEMEIGFPTDVKHVTHIGLDGSASTSPSNGSWDNRLSLHDLFTFPSSTAPSGQCELPMETHPEAASPFVPAHN from the exons ATGAGAGACAAAATGGAAAAGCTTGTTATTCTTCCCTTCTCGGTTGGTTGTGTCTCTGATTCAAGCGTGGCTGTCGCAGCACAGCggcaccaccaccaccaccagccTAGGAGATCAAAGCCTCCTCCTGCTGCTGCTGACACCAATTCAAATGCAAAAA GAACACAAGAGGAAGACGAAGACAGTTTATCGAGTGAAAACATGAAGTACTCATTGAAGTTGCTGCCTCTTCCAAGGCCTGACATATCAACTGGGTTTAATAGGCTCGTCACCAAGAGTTTTAAGACATTATCTCAGTTATTTG CCTACAAAGACGAGATAGAAGAGTCGGAAAATGAAATGGAAATCGGATTCCCGACAGATGTAAAGCACGTGACACACATAGGATTGGATGGATCGGCATCTACCAGCCCCAGCAATGGCAGCTGGGACAATCGTCTCTCTCTTCATGACTTGTTCACTTTCCCCAGCAGTACTGCTCCTTCGGGACAGTGTGAACTCCCCATGGAAACACATCCAGAAGCAGCTTCACCCTTCGTTCCAGCTCATAATTAA